In one window of Euwallacea similis isolate ESF13 chromosome 4, ESF131.1, whole genome shotgun sequence DNA:
- the LOC136408519 gene encoding mucin-2-like isoform X4 codes for MKLILCFVLFLCWVEIYGQRSRTNQDASKESQAPTRSRGKSRFSATEEFAQLSEEPARTTSNRRASTRTRIHSNNPKAAADRRSRPTEAPKTYSIEEINNDSPIDSFVRRSKPRVLSESRFEVSSPRTQTFEASSPLVDVEEIGFGSTARAILQSRGETPPPKTTTPVVDEQYLLTNFGSTIRSLAAASKSAQSGFLSQRPSLLRSEAPILNADDIPSRRSSIRAEPLPSLRGSEVTSAPVRSRSRTSRPKPEPPITDRPIVEDYVPVETEEPLIADGLEVATEADFGDVVLPAGEEVKTAPPPPSTTTTKRPGRRNGSRSRVFEEVDNAVTARSRSRTRPSEVPRQRAAPRRKVDDTLGAESIYRGPSVFTANEQNSKPRPGRKIDSKFEKVPVSISDVPISRGIRQGVRRFETTTTASSITPSTSRTVKGRGNIRSRAARPTAAEPTAIPSRRNESARRAPVASNSNRQESSTTQASSRRRGGRFQVAESTTQTVRSTAKTSRSSQRFRSRQPDMPPNIDESKLEVLPLFERESKTLVSSPVIKPKSRSFTNRRSGIDHMHVSATENDVKFVEKPTTNGVTRVSVTKTESVQSSTVTTPLVSSVSPPIVKESVVAEVNQVISKSTITRRKKVPKAKAAEILSRGTKKAEIKFTDVGKKKKSSEEEIGEDDNYPAPFKALIQSKKNKEEPKSGSFTTTTSAPASTAKAIVTSSTASPRTSSFLTRAITTLPSRKPKKLNGAITETDNELDSKSTTTARPVRAKFSEKPKIGRQKEKWPLKPSTVRPSLEKLKTSATPRKIYTTREYSDHHSRRKALRSTASPPSTTPFSSINEAKFSAKFMEKEANEAKKSKLDVLSQDTKSAFIKKPTSNFSRYSSRYRSDTSTRSTVLKATTIAPFYIPTIPTPAYVPTVPTITPPAPSVEDGIEAVKDRDLGVEVISFDDPVNTIPSADLVNGEFLTTDRNLKMSPTVKDGMTEKPVSIIERIINSITMISTTAAPSSAAIPVTTEANGNSAILKLASKKPTTSNDKTKPDVRTNIIETITSEKPTTIIEKIRSSLSAIQTNEVGTDLEPSSTTPLSIVTTKYSAKFRGGSVGTAELPAPLPLSTSVNPLSVLDQIGENQVIEQKTIGKLLDILNGLVSTPSSSEAPDNLVVVTPKSFGGFVSTTFSPQEPIEAITVSDLITTPVYISSSVNTAATTDVPSTTLLSEAETLTSTDSITTTTELPSTTTQESSTDVLSSTQTTLLNIPFQVESNKMARVLQTERRYTSTPRVVITSTTSSPPSSTIATSIPSTTLPLSTTMQTSSTENVVEIMAVPGETRISKSQTTSANIETSTVPLSTTEDSTLLVSSSTISQSTETIPPALGEILNGRTVEALNMLIKPQPTPNFKTLKVNQNSIVSSSTDSTSTTGKEAPLFTSPLSTTSEVSPTQSTTSKRFLSTTTLPPSTTTKIPSTITTKRIESTTAVASTSLPPRTTSTMEVPTFTPASIFPTILTTLFPNLLKVTTPKSRIYSTSSPEFSNSIGNRFEELTAAGTTARPTIVLSQTPTSQRISTTTPRTTTTVFTTTSEPATTTTATTTTTKTTTTTTTTTPKPTTRRTTQAAKLTSASKEETDKIFNQLKKNGKFNNLNEEQRRNLQEIEKIEQEQAELLKQINLLTKMFGGANARAPNLPPIANPLAGGTANNLANRIIAMAVERDKSHATETAAPPTTTRRTTTQKTTTERPTSKRPNSIQDKLLLTDLEDSTKKTTPSLEDVLRQYNLNGLTTNTPLTSTYGKTDEAVLAAILKEHGIGPTTPKVLGEKVKEAGIFEEIPVTKKPKPKSRAVGTTARPIGGRLMQGLNWLLDILDPPTTKKPSSARKNKAKVPSKEIGADEELLTNQPTRITPMVTAAPVTKPSLSQEEIQVLIKQLEAVQNNPNAADQLDFSKITSLHNLINVNEGVQVTHAGQHGATSRATPRPQRTTTASPIVAEIPIRPRFSTVSTVSVSNSIDDLELDVTTPRPRPLPPVSLNPIPGIDDQGDSMVRSNLLTAAVNVTRAISSFLGSAIQDAAQQVRSVFYTGTSGVLSSLSSGSGVPSIAGASSSSRVN; via the exons AACCAAGATGCATCCAAAGAATCTCAAGCACCCACGCGAAGTAGGGGAAAATCCAGGTTTTCGGCCACAGAAGAATTTGCTCAGTTATCTGAGGAACCTGCTAGGACCACATCAAACAGAAGAGCCTCCACTAGAACGAGAATACATTCAAATAACCCTAAAGCGGCTGCTGATAGACGATCTCGACCTACTGAAGCTCCGAAAACTTATTCAATAGAAGAAATCAATAACGACTCTCCTATAGACTCGTTTGTTAGGCGAAGCAAACCTAGAGTGCTCTCGGAAAGCAGATTTGAAGTCTCCTCCCCTAGAACTCAAACGTTCGAAGCCTCCAGTCCTTTAGTTGATGTAGAAGAAATTGGATTTGGAAGCACTGCCAGGGCAATACTGCAATCCCGAGGGGAAACTCCTCCTCCAAAGACAACTACTCCAGTTGTAGATGAGCAATATTTGCTTACCAACTTTGGCAGCACCATAAGGTCATTAGCTGCAGCATCAAAAAGTGCTCAGTCAGGATTTCTGAGTCAACGACCTAGTCTTCTACGATCAGAAGCTCCAATTTTGAACGCGGATGACATACCGTCTCGCAGGAGTTCTATTAGAGCTGAACCTTTGCCTTCCTTAAGAGGCTCTGAAGTCACCTCAGCTCCAGTAAGATCAAGGAGTAGGACCTCACGTCCCAAACCTGAACCTCCAATCACAGACAGGCCTATTGTTGAGGATTATGTACCTGTAGAAACTGAAGAACCGTTGATTGCGGACGGCTTGGAGGTAGCTACAGAAGCCGATTTTGGAGATGTTGTTTTACCAGCGGGAGAGGAAGTGAAAACCGCACCTCCTCCCCCTTCTACTACTACAACAAAAAGGCCTGGGAGAAGAAATGGTTCAAGATCTAGGGTTTTTGAGGAAGTCGATAATGCGGTGACTGCAAGGTCGCGATCGCGCACTAGACCTAGTGAAGTCCCCAGACAAAGAGCTGCTCCTAGAAGGAAGGTGGATGATACATTAGGGGCTGAAAGCATTTATCGAGGACCTTCAGTCTTCACTGCAAATGAGCAGAACTCCAAACCTCGCCCTGGCAGGAAAATTGATAGCAAATTCGAAAAGGTACCTGTCAGCATTAGTGACGTCCCCATTTCTAGAGGCATCAGACAAGGAGTAAGGAGATTTGAGACAACCACCACTGCCTCTTCTATTACCCCTAGCACTAGCAGGACTGTTAAAGGGCGTGGTAATATCAGAAGCAGGGCTGCTAGACCTACTGCTGCCGAACCAACTGCAATTCCTTCTAGACGAAATGAGAGTGCTAGGAGAGCTCCAGTTGCTTCTAATTCAAACCGACAAGAGAGTTCTACAACTCAAGCGTCATCTAGAAGAAGAGGTGGTAGGTTTCAAGTAGCTGAATCTACCACTCAAACAGTGCGTTCCACAGCTAAAACAAGTAGAAGTAGCCAGAGGTTTCGAAGTAGGCAACCAGACATGCCTCCTAATATAGATGAATCGAAACTGGAAGTCTTACCGCTATTTGAAAGAGAGTCGAAGACTCTGGTCTCATCTCCGGTTATCAAACCAAAATCAAGATCTTTCACAAATCGCAGAAGTGGGATTGATCATATGCACGTAAGTGCAACCGAAAACGATGTGAAGTTTGTTGAGAAACCTACCACTAATGGAGTCACTAGAGTCAGTGTTACAAAGACTGAGAGCGTGCAAAGCAGCACTGTTACTACTCCTCTAGTATCTTCAGTTTCACCTCCAATTGTAAAGGAATCTGTAGTGGCTGAAGTGAATCAAGTGATATCGAAGAGCACCATAACCAGGAGGAAAAAAGTGCCCAAAGCCAAGGCTGCAGAAATCCTGTCTAGGGGCACCAAGAAAGCAGAAATTAAATTCACAGATGTaggaaaaaagaagaaaagttcCGAAGAGGAAATCGGCGAAGACGACAATTACCCGGCTCCATTCAAAGCTTTGATTCAGTCGAAGAAAAACAAG GAAGAACCAAAGTCAGGGTCATTTACAACCACGACTAGCGCTCCTGCGTCTACTGCGAAAGCAATCGTGACTTCCAGCACGGCTTCACCTAGAACATCATCCTTCTTGACTCGTGCCATCACGACGCTACCTTCGAGGAAACCCAAGAAGCTGAATGGGGCC ATCACTGAAACTGACAATGAGCTGGACTCTAAATCGACCACGACAGCCCGACCAGTAAGAGCGAAGTTTTCGGAGAAGCCAAAAATCGGAAGGCAGAAAGAAAAATGGCCGCTGAAACCTTCCACTGTGAGGCCAAGTTTggagaaattgaaaacttctGCCACTCCAAGGAAAATTTACACCACCAGAGAGTATTCTGACCACCATTCTAGAAGGAAAGCTCTCAGATCCACTGCTTCACCCCCGTCAACCACCCCCTTCAGCTCTATTAATGAGGCCAAGTTTTCTGCCAAATTCATGGAAAAAGAGGCTAATGAGGCCAAAAAGAGCAAATTAGATGTGCTCAGTCAG GACACTAAATCTGCATTTATCAAAAAACCCACCAGTAACTTCAGTAGGTACAGCTCCAGATACCGCAGCGACACCTCTACTAGGAGTACCGTGTTGAAAGCCACCACGATAGCCCCATTTTACATTCCCACCATACCCACCCCTGCCTACGTACCCACAGTGCCCACCATCACCCCACCTGCACCATCG GTCGAAGACGGGATTGAAGCAGTAAAAGACCGCGACTTGGGAGTGGAAGTTATCAGTTTCGATGATCCTGTTAACACCATTCCGTCGGCCGACTTGGTTAATGGAGAATTTCTGACTACGGACAGAAATCTTAAAATGTCCCCAACG GTCAAGGATGGCATGACTGAGAAACCCGTGTCTATAATCGAGAGGATCATTAACTCAATCACGATGATTTCGACTACTGCGGCCCCTTCTTCGGCTGCAATCCCCGTGACTACTGAAGCCAACGGCAACTCGGCCATTTTGAAGTTGGCTTCGAAAAAACCGACTACCAGCAACGACAAGACTAAACCTGACGTTCGTACTAACATAATCGAGACTATAACCAGCGAAAAACCGACTACGATTATCGAGAAAATCCGAAGTTCCTTGTCTGCTATCCAAACGAATGAAGTAGGTACAGATCTCGAACCTTCTTCCACCACTCCGCTGTCCATTGTCACTACTAAGTATTCGGCAAAATTTAGGGGTGGTTCTGTAGGTACTGCTGAGCTTCCTGCACCACTGCCTTTAAGCACTTCTGTAAATCCTTTGAGCGTATTAGATCAAATCGGCGAAAATCAGGTGATTGAGCAAAAGACCATCGGGAAGTTGCTGGACATTCTTAACGGACTGGTGTCCACACCATCCTCCAGTGAAGCTCCGGACAATTTAGTGGTGGTCACCCCCAAGTCTTTCGGGGGTTTCGTGTCTACTACATTTTCTCCGCAAGAGCCCATCGAGGCGATCACTGTTAGTGACCTGATAACTACTCCTGTATATATTTCTTCGAGTGTAAATACAGCTGCCACAACAGACGTGCCAAGCACCACACTTCTTTCTGAAGCCGAAACACTTACCAGCACTGATTCTATTACCACCACAACGGAATTACCTAGTACCACCACGCAAGAATCTTCCACAGATGTGTTATCGTCCACACAAACCACACTTCTGAATATTCCATTTCAA gtCGAGTCGAATAAAATGGCTCGGGTACTACAAACCGAGCGACGTTACACATCCACACCTAGAGTTGTAATTACTAGTACCACTTCTAGTCCGCCATCTAGCACGATTGCGACTAGTATCCCTAGCACTACTCTCCCTCTTAGCACTACTATGCAAACTTCTAGCACTGAGAACGTAGTCGAAATTATGGCGGTACCCGGCGAGACGAGAATTAGTAAATCACAAACGACGAGTGCTAATATCGAAACCAGCACAGTACCGTTAAGTACCACGGAAGATAGCACTCTGCTAGTATCTTCCAGCACGATTTCGCAAAGCACTGAAACCATACCACCTGCTTTAGGGGAAATTTTGAACGGACGGACTGTCGAGGCTCTAAATATGTTGATTAAGCCTCAGCCGACTCCTAATTTTAAGACTCTAAAAGTCAATCAG AACTCTATAGTTAGTAGTAGCACTGATTCGACTAGTACTACCGGAAAAGAAGCGCCCCTGTTTACTTCTCCTCTTTCAACTACTAGTGAGGTGAGTCCTACTCAGTCGACTACTTCTAAGCGG TTTTTGTCGACAACCACTCTGCCTCCTAGTACTACAACCAAAATACCCAGCACAATCACCACAAAGAGAATTGAAAGTACCACTGCCGTCGCTTCAACTAGCCTCCCGCCAAGAACTACCTCTACCATGGAGGTGCCTACATTTACTCCTGCTTCAATATTCCCGACCATTTTGACTACTTTATTCCCAAATTTGCTCAAAGTAACTACACCTAAAAGCAGAATTTACAGCACTAGCAGTCCCGAATTTTCTAATAGCATTGGAAATCGATTTGAAGAGTTAACGGCTGCTGGTACCACT GCGCGGCCTACAATTGTACTCTCGCAAACTCCGACATCGCAGAGAATTTCCACCACAACGCCTAGGACTACAACCACAGTTTTTACAACTACCAGCGAACCTGCTACCACAACCACTGCCACTACTACAACCACTAAaaccaccaccaccaccaccactACGACTCCTAAACCCACAACTAGGAGGACTACTCAGGCAGCTAAACTGACTTCGGCCAGCAAAGAAGAGACGGATAAGATTTTTAAtcagctaaaaaaaaatggaaaatttaataatttgaatgaAGAGCAACGCAGGAATTTGCaggaaattgagaaaattgagCAGGAGCAAGCAGAGCTGTTGAAGCAAATTAATTTGCTCACAAAAATG TTTGGAGGGGCGAATGCGAGAGCTCCGAATTTGCCTCCAATAGCAAATCCTCTTGCTGGAGGGACTGCGAATAATCTGGCCAATAGA ATCATTGCAATGGCTGTGGAACGAGACAAGTCTCACGCGACTGAAACAGCCGCCCCTCCAACCACAACACGGAGGACTACCACTCAAAAAACAACCACAGAAAGGCCTACCAGCAAACGTCCCAATTCGATCCAGGACAAGCTACTTCTGACAGATTTAGAGGACAGCACAAAGAAGACTACTCCCTCCTTGGAGGACGTCTTGAGGCAATATAATCTGAACGGATTGACCACCAACACCCCTCTTACTTCCACTTACGGAAAAACTGACGAGGCAGTTTTGGCAGCTATTCTGAAAGAACACGGGATTGGGCCTACTACCCCTAAAGTTCTTGGGGAGAAAGTTAAAGAGGCT gggATATTCGAAGAGATTCCAGTAACGAAGAAACCAAAACCCAAATCCAGGGCGGTTGGTACTACCGCAAGACCCATCGGGGGTAGGTTGATGCAAGGACTCAATTGGCTGCTAGATATCTTGGACCCTCCTACCACTAAAAAGCCATCTTCAGCTCGGAAAAACAAAGCCAAGGTGCCTTCAAAGGAAATTGGGGCTGATGAGGAGTTACTGACTAATCAACCCACTAGGATTACGCCCATGGTGACCGCAGCTCCGGTCACTAAGCCTAGTTTATCACAAGAAGAAATACAG GTATTAATCAAACAATTAGAGGCTGTTCAGAATAATCCAAATGCAGCCGATCAGctagatttttcgaaaataacgAGTTTACATAATTTGATAAATGTGAATGAGGGGGTTCAAGTTACGCATGCAGGACAGCACGGGGCTACATCGAGAGCCACACCCAG GCCCCAAAGAACCACAACAGCCAGCCCGATCGTGGCTGAAATCCCGATAAGACCGCGTTTTTCCACGGTGTCCACTGTCAGCGTCAGCAACAGCATTGACGACCTGGAACTGGATGTGACCACACCCAGGCCGCGCCCTTTACCACCAGTTAGTTTAAACCCGATCCCTGGAATAGACGATCAGGGTGACTCAATGGTCAGAAGTAATTTGCTGACCGCAGCTGTCAATGTTACCAGAGCTATATCTAGTTTCCTGGGATCTGCCATACAA GACGCCGCTCAGCAAGTCAGAAGCGTATTTTATACCGGTACCTCTGGTGTGCTTAGCAGTCTTTCCTCAGGTTCTGGGGTGCCCAGTATTGCGGGTGCCAGCAGCAGTTCTAGAGttaactga